The following coding sequences lie in one Candidatus Eisenbacteria bacterium genomic window:
- a CDS encoding TIGR01777 family protein, with protein sequence MKILVAGSSGLVGSALLPHLVSQGHHAVRLVRGRPARGDAEVAWDPDAGSIDSARLHGIDAVVNLAGATIARWPWTAAHKRRVLESRVRSAALLSRAISELNPAPRAFVSASAVGFYGDRGDEVLREDAAPGHDFLARACVAWEAAAASARNAGIRVVAPRIGMVLSGTGGALGPLLIPFRLGLGGTIGSGRQYVSWIALEDLVEILDQAIAREDWSGPLNAVAPSPSTNAEFTKTVGRVLNRPTLLPLPAFAARLVLGEMADALLLASQRVEPARLQASGFQFRFPTLEGALRSAVGAAPLPASRYG encoded by the coding sequence ATGAAGATTCTCGTAGCGGGCTCGAGCGGGCTGGTCGGCTCGGCCCTGCTTCCCCACCTCGTCTCGCAGGGGCATCACGCGGTCCGTCTCGTCCGCGGACGGCCCGCGCGCGGCGACGCCGAGGTCGCGTGGGATCCCGATGCCGGCTCCATCGACTCCGCACGCCTTCACGGGATCGACGCCGTGGTGAACCTCGCGGGCGCGACGATCGCGCGATGGCCCTGGACCGCGGCGCACAAACGGCGCGTCCTCGAGAGCCGGGTTCGCTCGGCCGCGCTGCTCTCCCGTGCGATCTCGGAGCTCAACCCGGCCCCGCGCGCGTTCGTCTCTGCGTCCGCGGTCGGGTTTTACGGGGACCGCGGCGATGAGGTCCTCCGCGAGGACGCGGCGCCAGGGCACGATTTTCTCGCCAGGGCCTGCGTCGCGTGGGAGGCGGCCGCGGCCTCGGCGCGAAACGCGGGCATCCGCGTCGTGGCGCCGCGAATCGGGATGGTTCTGAGCGGCACGGGCGGCGCGCTCGGCCCGCTCCTCATCCCGTTCCGCCTCGGACTGGGCGGCACGATCGGAAGCGGTCGCCAATACGTGAGCTGGATCGCGCTGGAGGACCTTGTCGAGATCCTCGACCAGGCGATCGCCCGCGAGGATTGGAGCGGTCCTTTGAACGCGGTCGCCCCGTCGCCCTCCACGAACGCCGAGTTCACGAAGACCGTCGGGCGCGTGTTGAACCGCCCGACGCTCCTGCCGCTCCCGGCGTTCGCGGCGCGCCTCGTGCTCGGGGAGATGGCGGACGCCCTGCTCCTCGCGAGCCAGCGCGTCGAGCCCGCGCGCTTGCAGGCATCGGGATTCCAGTTCCGGTTTCCGACGCTGGAGGGCGCGCTCCGGAGCGCCGTGGGAGCGGCCCCGCTACCGGCGTCACGGTACGGGTGA
- a CDS encoding NAD(P)/FAD-dependent oxidoreductase, whose translation MAKKRLLILGGGFAGLDVARAVGRSRAARDYWDALVVDKENFFQFNPLLPAVAVGSVETRHIVYPLREMARHRRIRFHKNKATRIDLARREVHLHNNIVEPFDTLVIAMGSVTNYYDVPGAEENTRPFKTIVDAMTLRARVVELFEMAEQAETDAQRRRLLTIAIVGGGVTGVEVAAELIEMARETLLPRYPSIRADDISVTIFEGGDRVVPTARPEHSAYVQRFLERRGVGVQLRAMVERVEPKRLHLVGGRSSDAFTIIWTAGVHPPALVRDLPLLKASGGRIRVDKYLHPLDASEQPVESAYVLGDCAAALRPDGKYQAALAQTAIDMGSYVGGSLAREAEGKSIAPYRSKESGYIISLGQHSSVLELFGIPLSGKLAWLVWAGAYLIKMVGIRKQIEVGIDHLTHMLFEHDTSQILNRRQVLTDEELNLSLAAREGEEPRSQERVVS comes from the coding sequence ATGGCGAAGAAGCGGCTCCTCATCCTGGGCGGCGGGTTCGCGGGGCTCGACGTGGCCCGCGCGGTCGGCCGCTCCCGGGCGGCGCGCGACTACTGGGACGCCCTCGTCGTCGACAAGGAGAACTTCTTCCAATTCAATCCGCTCCTTCCGGCCGTGGCCGTGGGGTCGGTGGAGACGAGGCACATCGTCTATCCGCTCCGCGAAATGGCCCGGCATCGGCGCATCCGGTTCCACAAGAACAAGGCGACGCGGATCGACCTCGCGAGGCGCGAAGTCCACCTCCACAACAACATCGTCGAGCCGTTCGACACGCTGGTCATCGCGATGGGGAGCGTCACGAATTACTACGACGTCCCGGGAGCCGAGGAGAACACGCGCCCGTTCAAGACCATCGTCGACGCGATGACGCTCCGCGCGCGCGTGGTCGAGCTGTTCGAGATGGCGGAGCAGGCCGAGACGGATGCCCAACGCCGGAGGCTCCTCACGATCGCGATCGTGGGCGGCGGCGTCACCGGCGTGGAGGTCGCCGCCGAGCTGATCGAGATGGCCCGCGAAACGCTTCTCCCGCGTTATCCCAGCATTCGCGCCGACGACATCTCGGTCACCATCTTCGAGGGAGGAGATCGTGTCGTCCCGACCGCGCGGCCGGAGCATTCGGCCTACGTGCAGCGCTTCCTCGAGCGGCGCGGCGTGGGCGTCCAGCTCCGCGCCATGGTGGAGCGCGTGGAGCCGAAGCGTCTCCATCTCGTCGGCGGGCGCTCGAGCGACGCGTTCACGATCATCTGGACGGCCGGAGTCCACCCGCCCGCGCTCGTGCGGGACCTCCCGCTCCTCAAGGCATCGGGCGGGCGCATCCGCGTCGATAAATATCTTCACCCGCTCGATGCGAGCGAACAGCCCGTGGAATCCGCCTACGTTTTGGGCGACTGCGCCGCGGCCCTGCGCCCCGACGGCAAGTACCAGGCCGCCCTCGCGCAGACCGCCATCGACATGGGGAGCTACGTGGGAGGGTCGCTCGCGCGGGAAGCGGAGGGAAAATCGATCGCGCCGTACCGCTCGAAGGAGAGCGGATACATCATCTCCTTGGGACAGCACAGCTCCGTGCTCGAGCTCTTCGGCATTCCCCTCTCGGGCAAGCTCGCGTGGTTGGTCTGGGCCGGCGCGTATCTCATCAAGATGGTGGGAATCCGAAAGCAGATTGAGGTCGGGATCGACCACCTGACCCACATGCTCTTCGAGCACGACACCTCCCAGATCTTGAATCGGCGCCAAGTCCTTACGGACGAAGAGCTAAACCTCTCCCTCGCCGCCCGAGAGGGAGAGGAACCGAGGAGCCAGGAACGGGTAGTATCATGA
- a CDS encoding thiolase family protein, which translates to MRDVVLMDGFRTPFAKAGTALASTPARELGRVAVAELLARHGVDPNEVDEVIFGNVAQPADSTNISRVVALLAGIPERVPAVTVQRNCASGMEAIADAHERIASGAAELIVAGGTESMSQIPLYLSEGMTRTFERLARAKSIGEKVAAIASVRPKDLKPRIALLEGLTDPVSGLNMGETAELLAREYGISREAQDDFALQSHRRAVAAMDAGRMAEEIVPVFAPPYKQAVLEDVGPRRNQSLEALAKLKPYFDRRNGTVTAGNSCGITDGAAAILVASEEKARALGLKPVGRIRGSAFVGLDPARMGLGPTHATPIALRRAGVRFSEIGLIEINEAFAAQVIAVEITMASAKYCREKLGLDGPIGEIDRALLNVNGGAIAIGHPVGVSGTRLVLTLLREMRHRNIPLGLAALCVGGGQGGALVLERVA; encoded by the coding sequence ATGCGGGACGTGGTGCTCATGGATGGGTTCCGGACGCCGTTCGCCAAGGCTGGGACGGCGCTCGCATCGACGCCGGCTCGAGAGCTGGGCCGGGTTGCCGTCGCCGAGCTTCTCGCGCGGCACGGCGTCGACCCGAACGAAGTCGACGAGGTCATCTTCGGCAACGTCGCTCAGCCTGCCGACTCCACAAACATCTCCCGCGTCGTTGCATTGCTCGCCGGAATCCCCGAACGCGTCCCCGCCGTAACGGTTCAGCGAAATTGTGCCTCGGGCATGGAGGCGATCGCGGACGCCCACGAGCGGATCGCGTCCGGAGCCGCCGAGCTGATCGTCGCGGGCGGCACGGAATCGATGAGCCAGATCCCGCTCTATCTGAGCGAGGGCATGACGCGCACCTTCGAGCGCCTCGCGCGCGCCAAATCGATCGGCGAGAAGGTCGCGGCGATCGCCTCCGTGCGGCCGAAGGATTTGAAGCCTCGCATAGCGCTCCTGGAAGGGCTCACCGATCCGGTCTCGGGCCTCAACATGGGAGAGACGGCGGAGCTGCTCGCCCGCGAGTACGGCATCAGCCGCGAAGCCCAGGACGACTTCGCCCTCCAGAGCCACCGTCGCGCGGTCGCGGCGATGGATGCGGGCCGGATGGCGGAGGAGATCGTTCCGGTCTTCGCCCCGCCTTACAAGCAAGCCGTGCTCGAAGACGTCGGTCCGCGGCGGAATCAGTCGCTCGAGGCGCTCGCGAAGCTCAAGCCGTACTTCGATCGCCGAAACGGGACGGTCACCGCGGGGAATTCCTGCGGCATCACGGACGGCGCTGCGGCGATCCTCGTGGCCTCGGAGGAGAAGGCGCGCGCGCTGGGTTTGAAGCCGGTCGGTCGCATCCGCGGCTCCGCGTTCGTCGGGCTCGACCCCGCGCGGATGGGGCTCGGGCCGACGCACGCCACGCCGATCGCGCTCCGGCGCGCGGGGGTTCGATTCTCGGAGATCGGCCTGATCGAGATCAACGAGGCGTTCGCGGCGCAGGTGATCGCGGTCGAGATCACGATGGCGTCCGCGAAATATTGCCGCGAAAAGCTCGGACTCGACGGCCCGATCGGCGAAATTGATCGCGCGCTACTCAACGTCAATGGCGGCGCGATCGCGATCGGGCATCCGGTCGGGGTGTCGGGGACGCGTCTCGTTCTGACGCTCCTGCGCGAGATGCGGCATCGGAACATCCCGCTGGGACTCGCGGCGCTCTGCGTCGGGGGCGGCCAGGGTGGGGCGCTCGTCTTGGAGCGCGTCGCGTGA
- a CDS encoding helix-hairpin-helix domain-containing protein, translated as MIRSKHVLWVLAFGLVVPFAALAQQTPQSTTPPATTPPAAAPAAHEKHHATKAHAAPKINLNTATKEELMTLPGLTDETADKVIAARPFKSKSQLVEKNIVTKEEFKKLSMMITTGKMAHTKAASLNKK; from the coding sequence ATGATTCGCTCGAAGCACGTTCTTTGGGTACTGGCGTTCGGTCTGGTCGTCCCGTTTGCGGCGCTCGCGCAGCAGACGCCTCAGTCCACGACCCCGCCAGCCACGACGCCGCCGGCGGCTGCACCGGCGGCGCACGAGAAGCACCACGCGACCAAGGCGCACGCCGCGCCGAAGATCAACCTCAACACGGCGACGAAGGAGGAGTTGATGACCCTCCCGGGCCTGACCGACGAGACCGCCGACAAGGTCATTGCGGCCCGTCCGTTCAAGTCCAAGAGCCAGCTGGTCGAGAAGAACATCGTGACGAAGGAAGAGTTCAAGAAGCTCTCCATGATGATCACGACCGGAAAGATGGCGCACACGAAGGCTGCGTCCCTCAACAAGAAGTAG
- a CDS encoding T9SS type A sorting domain-containing protein, with translation MESSEARVTPTYSPPTMATLARTQTIHRYRPAGFSAILGRKVDLMRMFSLILAAIWVLSVAVPAGFAQFLFLDANGDGRNDQADRIAATGTASIDVWLQTDRNGDGSLAQCRGRATLPFGINSYEFILRCSGGTVEWGEYTNFLPAMFLHIGPLENATDYYQNFASLGYLPPGKYKLGRLTLKATSGNPRIAFASSSSVWRGAGTSFGSQCDGKDGDHTLRFTEDPTKLGSPIVEQPGDWADARGLQSPHDAVESAQALATATPSFAVSISPNPANPNATIEVRTTKAGPLRVQLFSISGRLVRTLINARAADAGLYSVRIPGRFDKEALPSGVYVYRVEAIERTVTGKLVLLK, from the coding sequence ATGGAATCATCGGAGGCAAGGGTGACGCCGACCTATTCGCCGCCCACTATGGCCACGCTTGCGAGAACCCAAACAATCCATAGATACCGCCCCGCGGGCTTTTCCGCGATTCTCGGAAGGAAGGTGGACCTAATGAGGATGTTCTCACTCATACTCGCCGCAATCTGGGTGTTGTCGGTCGCTGTTCCGGCAGGATTCGCACAGTTTCTCTTCCTCGACGCAAATGGAGACGGTAGGAACGACCAGGCGGACCGAATAGCCGCCACAGGAACCGCATCGATCGATGTCTGGCTCCAAACGGACAGGAATGGGGACGGTTCCCTAGCCCAATGTCGAGGGCGCGCGACCCTCCCTTTCGGTATCAATTCCTACGAGTTTATTCTGCGGTGCTCGGGTGGGACCGTTGAGTGGGGCGAGTACACGAATTTCCTCCCGGCGATGTTTCTCCACATTGGCCCTTTAGAGAATGCAACTGACTACTATCAGAACTTCGCGAGCCTTGGCTACCTTCCTCCGGGCAAATACAAACTTGGTAGGCTCACCTTGAAAGCGACGAGCGGAAATCCGAGAATCGCATTTGCCTCATCGAGCTCAGTCTGGCGGGGAGCCGGCACGTCCTTCGGTTCTCAATGTGATGGCAAGGACGGGGACCACACCCTCCGATTCACTGAGGATCCTACAAAGCTTGGTTCCCCCATAGTCGAGCAACCAGGCGACTGGGCCGATGCCAGGGGGCTCCAATCACCCCATGATGCGGTCGAATCGGCGCAAGCCTTGGCGACAGCCACACCTTCCTTCGCTGTGTCGATATCCCCTAACCCAGCGAACCCCAACGCAACGATCGAAGTCCGTACCACGAAGGCAGGACCGTTGCGAGTACAATTGTTCAGTATCTCGGGTAGGCTAGTGCGCACCTTAATCAACGCTCGCGCAGCTGACGCAGGTCTGTATTCGGTTAGAATTCCGGGCCGATTCGACAAAGAGGCACTACCGAGCGGAGTCTATGTCTACCGAGTGGAGGCGATCGAACGGACCGTCACGGGCAAGTTGGTTCTTCTGAAGTGA
- a CDS encoding sigma-54-dependent Fis family transcriptional regulator, producing the protein MARDTGDRYEECATHRVLAMANWAAGNPRKAIRLSLEGIELARSYEIPYELARATQWLGEARLQGNTPDEKALGRRQLWEARAIFERLGLPYQVKLLEKLLGFETQPDPQADEPGIAALAGLDKLDRGALRFGIITCSPDVSEAVAIIQGVAPSRIPVLITGQSGVGKELLAKALHLMSDRRRGPFIPINCGAVSPNLIDSEFFGHERGAFTGAVSSREGLIASAHLGTLFLDEIGELSPAAQSTLLRVLETGELRPLGRDDIRTIDVRIVAATNASLEDLVERGVFRRDLYYRLNGVSVTLPQLQDREEDVRALFRYFWAQAIATSKKSLTLADDVEAMLCAYSWPGNVRELKHEIARVVALAQSGSIVSRDAFLPRQRAKSAGSLLRDRERRAEVTAERDVILRALRAHQGNKAEAARSLGNMKRTTLIYKIQSLRIRPEEYLVNE; encoded by the coding sequence GTGGCTCGCGACACCGGGGATCGCTACGAGGAGTGCGCGACGCATCGCGTGCTCGCGATGGCCAACTGGGCAGCGGGTAATCCGAGGAAGGCGATCCGCCTTTCGCTGGAGGGGATCGAGCTCGCCAGGTCCTATGAGATTCCATACGAGCTTGCGCGCGCGACTCAATGGCTTGGCGAGGCCCGCCTCCAAGGAAATACCCCTGACGAGAAAGCGCTCGGCCGCCGCCAACTCTGGGAGGCACGAGCGATCTTTGAACGTCTCGGCCTTCCTTATCAGGTCAAGCTCCTCGAAAAGCTACTGGGCTTCGAGACGCAGCCCGACCCGCAGGCGGACGAGCCCGGTATTGCGGCCCTCGCTGGTCTCGACAAACTGGACCGGGGAGCTCTTCGCTTCGGAATCATCACGTGCAGCCCCGACGTGAGCGAGGCGGTCGCAATCATTCAAGGCGTCGCTCCGAGCCGGATCCCGGTGCTGATTACGGGGCAGAGCGGAGTTGGGAAGGAGCTCCTTGCGAAGGCACTGCACTTGATGAGCGATCGACGCAGAGGACCCTTCATTCCCATCAACTGCGGCGCCGTGAGTCCAAATCTGATCGACAGCGAATTCTTCGGTCACGAACGGGGCGCGTTCACGGGAGCGGTATCGTCCCGGGAGGGGCTTATCGCGTCCGCGCATCTTGGAACACTTTTTCTTGATGAAATTGGCGAGCTGTCGCCCGCGGCGCAGTCGACGCTCCTCCGCGTGCTCGAGACGGGTGAGCTCAGACCGTTGGGCCGCGATGACATCAGAACAATCGACGTTCGCATTGTCGCGGCGACGAACGCCAGCCTCGAAGACCTTGTCGAGCGCGGTGTCTTTCGCCGCGACCTCTACTATCGACTGAATGGCGTCTCGGTAACGCTCCCTCAACTGCAAGACAGGGAGGAGGACGTCCGGGCGCTCTTCCGGTACTTCTGGGCCCAGGCGATCGCAACATCGAAGAAGTCGCTGACGTTGGCGGATGACGTGGAGGCGATGCTTTGCGCCTACTCGTGGCCCGGCAACGTGAGGGAATTGAAGCACGAGATTGCGCGTGTGGTGGCGCTCGCTCAGAGCGGTTCCATCGTGAGTCGTGACGCCTTCCTCCCGAGGCAACGCGCCAAGTCCGCCGGGAGCCTCCTCCGGGATCGGGAGCGTCGAGCGGAAGTCACCGCTGAACGCGACGTCATCCTCCGGGCGCTCCGCGCCCACCAAGGCAACAAGGCCGAGGCAGCACGGAGCCTGGGCAACATGAAGCGCACCACGCTCATCTACAAAATCCAGTCGCTCCGCATCCGCCCCGAAGAATACCTGGTCAACGAATAG
- a CDS encoding winged helix-turn-helix transcriptional regulator, translating into MAPQEARTIRLNVRPERRRRGSREDVDLARLAKALAHPARVAILRLLLTRGDCICGDIVDRLPWAQATVSQHLKVLKEAGWIQGEIDGPRVCYCAQPEAGRKFTALLKELTPGQERSGT; encoded by the coding sequence ATGGCACCACAGGAAGCGCGAACGATCCGCCTCAACGTACGACCGGAGCGCCGGCGGCGAGGCTCCAGGGAGGACGTCGACCTGGCGAGGTTGGCCAAAGCGCTGGCACACCCGGCGCGTGTCGCGATCCTTCGCCTGCTGCTCACCCGGGGCGACTGCATCTGCGGCGACATCGTCGACCGCCTGCCCTGGGCGCAGGCGACGGTCTCCCAGCACCTCAAGGTGCTCAAGGAAGCGGGCTGGATCCAAGGGGAGATCGACGGGCCGCGCGTCTGCTACTGCGCGCAGCCCGAGGCAGGTCGAAAATTCACGGCGCTGTTGAAGGAGCTTACCCCCGGCCAAGAGAGGAGCGGGACATGA
- the arsM gene encoding arsenite methyltransferase: MSGTTDIRDVVREKYGAMAEGAGSGAGCCGQGGGCGCGCQGGATETLASLGYTEEQTKAIPEGANLGLGCGNPLAHAQIRFGETVLDLGSGAGIDAFLAAREVGARGRVIGVDMTPAMLSRARENAAKGGFANVEFRLGEIEHLPVADATVDVIISNCVINLSPEKPQVFREAWRALRPGGRMVVSDIVLTRALPEEVRKSVEAYVGCVAGAALKADYLRLVADAGFEDVEVVEEKSYGVGTELLPGAVTEAGAWDAVRSVKVRARKPKN, encoded by the coding sequence ATGAGCGGGACGACGGACATTCGGGACGTGGTACGAGAGAAGTATGGCGCGATGGCCGAAGGCGCCGGGAGCGGCGCGGGCTGCTGCGGACAAGGCGGCGGATGCGGATGCGGATGCCAGGGCGGCGCGACGGAGACGCTCGCCTCGCTCGGCTACACCGAGGAGCAGACGAAGGCGATTCCCGAAGGCGCGAACCTTGGGCTGGGATGCGGCAATCCGCTCGCCCACGCCCAAATCCGCTTTGGAGAGACGGTTCTCGACCTCGGCTCGGGCGCGGGGATCGACGCGTTCCTCGCCGCGCGGGAAGTGGGCGCCCGCGGGCGCGTGATCGGAGTCGACATGACCCCGGCGATGCTCTCCCGAGCGCGTGAGAACGCAGCCAAGGGCGGCTTCGCCAACGTGGAGTTTCGCCTCGGCGAGATCGAGCACCTACCGGTCGCGGACGCGACCGTCGACGTGATCATCTCGAACTGCGTCATCAACCTCTCCCCCGAGAAGCCGCAGGTCTTTCGCGAGGCGTGGCGGGCGCTCCGGCCGGGAGGGCGAATGGTGGTGAGCGACATCGTGCTGACGCGCGCCCTACCCGAAGAGGTACGGAAGTCGGTCGAGGCCTACGTCGGCTGCGTCGCCGGCGCCGCGCTCAAGGCGGACTACCTGCGGCTCGTCGCGGACGCGGGCTTCGAGGATGTCGAGGTCGTCGAGGAGAAATCGTACGGCGTCGGGACCGAGCTTCTTCCCGGCGCCGTGACGGAAGCCGGCGCGTGGGATGCCGTGCGATCCGTGAAGGTGCGGGCGAGAAAACCGAAGAACTAG
- a CDS encoding methyltransferase domain-containing protein, with translation MVTDNRDIAKRQFGAHAEEYVKSVHHAKGESLDRLISLTAPRPEWRVLDVATGGGHTALALSPYVREVIATDLTPQMLEAARAFLQSKGAKNVEFREADATALPFTDSEFDLATCRIAPHHFPDVGLFVRELFRVVRPGGLAVVIDNMVPEDRTAAEFINNFEKTRDPSHNWSYAESDWLRFFQQAGFTTLHVEFFRKARDFDVWTGMMSVDAKTKEHLRAMLADAPNRARFALCPEEKHGALRFYLDELLIRGTKP, from the coding sequence CTGGTGACCGACAATCGCGACATCGCGAAGCGCCAATTCGGCGCCCACGCCGAGGAATACGTCAAGAGCGTCCACCACGCGAAGGGCGAGAGCCTGGACCGGCTCATCTCCCTTACGGCGCCGCGGCCGGAGTGGCGCGTTCTGGACGTCGCGACGGGAGGCGGGCACACCGCGCTCGCCCTGTCGCCCTACGTCCGGGAAGTCATCGCGACCGATCTCACCCCGCAGATGCTGGAGGCGGCCCGCGCCTTTCTCCAATCGAAGGGCGCGAAGAACGTCGAATTCCGCGAGGCGGACGCGACCGCGCTCCCGTTCACGGATTCGGAATTCGATCTCGCTACGTGCCGCATCGCGCCGCACCACTTCCCGGACGTCGGGCTGTTCGTGCGGGAGCTATTCCGCGTGGTCCGCCCCGGCGGCTTGGCGGTCGTGATCGACAACATGGTGCCCGAGGACCGGACCGCCGCCGAATTCATCAACAATTTCGAGAAAACTCGCGATCCCAGCCACAATTGGTCCTATGCCGAATCGGACTGGCTTCGGTTCTTTCAGCAGGCGGGCTTCACCACGCTCCACGTCGAGTTCTTCCGGAAGGCGCGCGATTTCGACGTGTGGACCGGGATGATGTCGGTGGACGCGAAGACGAAGGAGCACCTTCGGGCGATGCTGGCCGACGCGCCGAACCGCGCTCGCTTCGCGCTATGCCCTGAGGAGAAGCACGGCGCGCTTCGCTTCTACCTCGACGAGCTGCTCATCCGGGGAACGAAGCCTTAG
- a CDS encoding long-chain fatty acid--CoA ligase gives MECVTVSVGGQRMDVRTIPELLQHALKTHRKTDAFLIKRGGRWEPVPMASVIGQVASLSSALRARGIAAGDRVAILAESRLEWAIADMAVLWLAAVTVPVYHSLPSNQVAPLLLDSACVGIFVSTRDQKAKVESVKGQLPSLKWVWCFDEEALPEASGSGEELPDAPVGPNVVATIIYTSGTTGVPKGVMLTHGNMATEAVLALKAMTILTTDVYLSLLPLSHVFERCSGLYTMILGGATIAYSESLDKVPANLLEVRPTIVMAVPRFYEKLAARVFEVAEAAGFPRANIARWGRKVGIEWAERTDARQQIPGPLALAHSIANVLVYSVIAKRLGGRLRLRVSGGAALHRDVALFFYGAGQPIFEGYGLTETSSAISVNRFGRFRIGTVGPLFDRIEIKIAEDGEILVSGPVVMKAYWNRPAETAEAIREGWFYTGDIGTMDPDGHLRITDRKKDLIVTSGGKKVAPQPIENALRSSPKIREALVLGDGKKFIAALIVPAPGVKREEIAAEVEQVNSTHASFERIKRFELIPDDLTIENGFLTPSLKLKRKAVAERHHDLIARLFEGA, from the coding sequence ATGGAGTGTGTCACAGTGAGCGTAGGAGGTCAACGGATGGACGTCCGAACAATTCCCGAGCTGCTCCAGCACGCGCTCAAGACGCATCGCAAGACGGACGCGTTCTTGATAAAGCGGGGCGGCCGTTGGGAGCCGGTTCCCATGGCTTCGGTGATCGGGCAGGTCGCGTCGCTGTCCTCCGCGCTTCGCGCTCGGGGAATCGCGGCGGGCGATCGGGTCGCGATCTTGGCCGAGAGTCGCCTGGAGTGGGCGATCGCCGACATGGCCGTTCTCTGGCTCGCGGCGGTGACGGTTCCGGTCTATCACTCGCTTCCCTCGAACCAAGTCGCGCCGCTTCTCCTCGATTCCGCATGCGTGGGGATCTTCGTCTCGACGCGCGACCAGAAGGCGAAGGTCGAGTCGGTTAAAGGACAGCTCCCCTCCCTCAAGTGGGTCTGGTGCTTCGACGAGGAGGCGCTCCCCGAGGCGAGCGGCTCGGGCGAAGAGCTGCCGGACGCGCCGGTCGGGCCCAACGTCGTGGCGACGATCATCTACACCTCGGGCACGACCGGCGTACCGAAGGGCGTCATGCTCACGCACGGGAACATGGCGACCGAAGCCGTGCTGGCGCTCAAGGCCATGACGATCCTCACGACGGATGTCTACCTTTCCCTTCTCCCGCTGAGCCACGTCTTCGAGCGCTGCTCGGGCCTTTACACGATGATTCTCGGAGGCGCGACCATCGCGTACTCCGAATCGCTGGACAAGGTGCCGGCGAATCTCCTGGAAGTGCGGCCGACCATCGTGATGGCGGTCCCGCGCTTCTACGAGAAGCTCGCCGCGCGCGTGTTCGAAGTTGCCGAGGCGGCAGGGTTCCCGCGCGCGAACATCGCGCGGTGGGGCCGCAAGGTCGGGATCGAATGGGCGGAACGGACCGACGCGCGCCAGCAGATTCCCGGACCGCTCGCGCTCGCGCATTCGATCGCGAACGTGCTCGTCTACTCCGTGATCGCCAAACGCTTGGGCGGTCGTCTTCGCCTCCGCGTCTCCGGAGGAGCCGCGCTCCATCGCGACGTTGCCCTCTTCTTCTATGGCGCGGGCCAACCGATCTTCGAGGGTTATGGACTCACCGAGACTTCGTCCGCGATCAGCGTGAACCGCTTCGGCCGATTCCGGATCGGTACTGTGGGTCCGTTGTTCGACAGGATCGAGATCAAGATCGCGGAGGATGGCGAGATATTGGTGAGCGGCCCCGTCGTGATGAAAGCGTACTGGAACCGGCCCGCCGAAACAGCCGAGGCGATCCGCGAGGGGTGGTTCTATACGGGTGACATAGGCACGATGGACCCGGACGGGCACCTTCGCATTACCGATCGCAAGAAAGACCTCATCGTCACGTCGGGCGGCAAGAAGGTCGCGCCCCAGCCGATCGAGAACGCGCTCAGGAGCTCGCCGAAGATTCGCGAAGCGCTCGTGCTGGGCGACGGGAAGAAGTTCATCGCCGCGCTCATCGTGCCCGCCCCAGGCGTGAAGCGCGAGGAGATCGCGGCCGAGGTGGAGCAGGTGAACAGCACGCACGCCTCGTTCGAGAGGATCAAGCGGTTCGAGCTGATCCCCGATGATCTGACGATCGAGAACGGCTTCCTCACGCCCTCACTAAAACTGAAGCGCAAGGCGGTGGCCGAGCGTCATCACGATCTCATCGCGCGCCTTTTCGAGGGGGCGTGA
- a CDS encoding adenine phosphoribosyltransferase: MEWKPPESTSAALADWVRPVPDWPQPGVLFRDLTPLWADGPAWSRTVAALARPFDAKPPDLVLGIEARGFLVAAALAARWGVGIVLARKPGKLPASAHREDYELEYGRASLESHRDLLRPGTRVLIADDVIATGGTALAALAMVRALGCVPVGFAFIVEIAFLGGRAKLGGAVPVHSVIVYDKDGKTTVRE; encoded by the coding sequence GTGGAATGGAAACCGCCTGAATCGACGTCGGCCGCACTGGCGGACTGGGTCCGCCCGGTTCCCGACTGGCCACAGCCGGGCGTCCTCTTCCGAGACCTGACGCCGCTTTGGGCCGATGGGCCCGCGTGGTCGCGCACCGTGGCCGCGCTCGCGAGACCGTTCGACGCGAAGCCGCCGGATTTGGTTCTCGGGATCGAAGCGCGCGGATTTCTCGTGGCTGCCGCGCTGGCGGCGCGGTGGGGCGTCGGGATCGTCCTCGCGCGAAAGCCGGGAAAGCTGCCCGCCTCGGCGCACCGCGAGGACTACGAGCTGGAGTACGGCCGCGCGTCGCTCGAGTCGCACCGCGACCTCCTGCGGCCGGGAACGCGCGTCCTGATCGCCGATGACGTCATCGCGACGGGCGGGACCGCGCTTGCGGCCCTCGCGATGGTTCGCGCGCTCGGCTGCGTGCCCGTCGGCTTCGCGTTCATCGTCGAGATCGCGTTCCTGGGGGGCCGCGCGAAGCTAGGCGGCGCGGTCCCGGTCCACAGCGTGATCGTCTACGATAAAGACGGGAAGACGACCGTTCGGGAGTAG